A DNA window from Paenibacillus andongensis contains the following coding sequences:
- a CDS encoding cache domain-containing sensor histidine kinase yields the protein MMLAAQLATDIDNVFTDTKKLLELEKNPNVLHFLFSQTDSNLDAREILQTMSSYRETYQYDSVLNITMINLYGRGISERKGVFQLNRNALRNPHFEYLIQNPEAVLNIPPDDPSSLDPLDGFQYKNHHIISIVSTVKQRVTHEVIGFIIIDVDDSIVKRFYDNVTIGKSGFFYVADNIGNAIFLPSKAANYSKWLHNKNISSIIENKNNEYVDSSEGKPEFIVTSPSTSTGWNIVGVVPLQEIVEEANSIRQLIIISVMLSIIFAITLHFFVSTRLTRPVRILKNKMQLAASGFLEAKVVLAGTDEISDLGNSFNIMIGKIRMLLDQSIKEQQEIKKSELRALQAQINPHFLYNTLDSILWLAQSEKKDQVVQMVMALSKLFRISLSKGRDWITLEKEIEHLQSYLTIQQMRYRDILDYEIAIDSSLHSLLILKMTLQPIVENALYHGLKNKRGKGLIRITARIGDEDNFLIVIEDNGKGISEDRLGQLRKDLMEPHTPKETGNEVSGGFGLHNVHRRIRLYYGEAYGVQVDSIEGEGTIVTIRIPCDWG from the coding sequence ATGATGCTTGCTGCGCAATTAGCGACGGATATTGACAATGTATTTACAGATACGAAAAAGCTCCTTGAATTGGAAAAAAACCCCAATGTTCTGCATTTTTTATTTTCACAAACGGATTCGAATTTAGATGCAAGAGAAATTTTGCAAACTATGTCTTCCTATAGAGAAACTTACCAATACGATAGTGTGCTAAACATTACCATGATTAATCTATATGGCCGAGGGATTAGCGAAAGGAAGGGAGTATTTCAACTAAATAGAAATGCATTACGTAATCCGCATTTTGAGTATCTGATTCAAAATCCTGAGGCTGTCTTGAACATCCCGCCTGATGATCCCTCTTCATTAGATCCTCTGGACGGTTTTCAATATAAAAATCATCATATTATTTCAATCGTATCCACAGTTAAACAGCGGGTTACCCATGAAGTAATAGGATTCATTATTATCGATGTCGATGACAGTATCGTGAAAAGGTTTTATGACAACGTTACAATTGGAAAAAGCGGATTTTTCTATGTCGCAGATAACATTGGTAATGCCATTTTCTTACCATCCAAAGCAGCCAATTATTCAAAGTGGTTACATAATAAAAACATTTCTTCTATAATCGAAAACAAAAATAATGAATATGTGGACTCTTCAGAAGGTAAACCAGAATTTATTGTAACTTCCCCATCAACGTCCACAGGCTGGAATATCGTAGGGGTAGTACCGCTGCAAGAAATTGTTGAGGAAGCCAATTCCATTCGCCAACTCATCATCATTAGCGTTATGCTTAGCATCATTTTTGCTATAACATTGCATTTCTTCGTCTCTACACGCCTGACTCGACCTGTTCGAATATTAAAAAACAAAATGCAGCTCGCTGCATCTGGCTTTCTTGAAGCTAAAGTCGTACTTGCCGGTACGGATGAAATTTCGGATTTGGGAAACAGTTTCAATATTATGATCGGGAAAATTCGCATGTTGCTTGACCAGAGCATTAAAGAACAGCAAGAAATCAAAAAATCAGAGCTCAGGGCCTTACAGGCACAAATTAACCCGCATTTTTTATACAATACGTTGGATTCCATTCTTTGGCTGGCGCAATCAGAAAAAAAGGATCAAGTTGTCCAAATGGTCATGGCTTTATCTAAACTGTTTCGTATTAGCTTAAGTAAAGGAAGAGATTGGATCACCCTGGAAAAAGAAATCGAACATCTTCAAAGCTATTTGACCATTCAGCAGATGCGCTATCGGGATATTCTCGACTATGAAATTGCCATAGATTCAAGCCTACATTCTTTACTTATACTTAAAATGACTTTACAACCGATTGTTGAAAATGCCCTTTATCATGGACTAAAAAACAAACGTGGAAAAGGATTGATTCGAATCACGGCCAGGATTGGAGATGAGGATAATTTCCTTATCGTGATAGAAGATAATGGAAAAGGCATTTCTGAAGATCGGCTTGGGCAGCTGCGGAAAGATTTAATGGAACCTCATACGCCCAAAGAAACTGGAAATGAAGTATCCGGAGGGTTCGGATTGCACAATGTTCATAGACGAATTCGCTTATATTACGGAGAAGCTTATGGCGTACAGGTAGACAGTATCGAAGGTGAAGGAACCATTGTTACGATTCGAATACCGTGTGATTGGGGTTGA
- a CDS encoding response regulator, with protein sequence MKKILLVDDEILIREIIRDCVDWEKEGFIYCGDASDGEVALPIIERVQPDILITDILMPFMNGLELSSIMSKQFPEMKIIILSGHAEFEYARMALQIGVQEYCLKPISPTELLKVLHKVSAEIDKEREIKTQLQLLKEKEHENSTISQDKLLNDLCSGFMTTSEVMHHSASIQLNIIAHYYVVTVLDLRETEANKLEEMNAMHGNERLLLDKCMKLKENYKQLMFQRSRSESVWIIKGDTLENLKHELQLFQDLQNAISEEAHSFPISIGIGSVQDRLQNVHLSFLDAMEDVHWRRLSRQNRNMLSEMKTETLDPTLFLDRGAFMDFLKIGSHNKLGSFVADYAAALVDINWHSSSIGFYILNDVTIEAFRSNKDMYRHLAEPEKSLQQFQQMIGNIRTWEEACSYLIHLIEQFWTWRSRIYDKYSDMITKVKEYIQLNFEKDNFSLQDAAEYVNLSPNYLSRVFSQETGQTFIEYLTQIRIRKAMDLLKSTSAKSYEIAFLVGYNDPHYFSNLFKRLTRMTPKEFRKNGTADEVLDILKGDSLHEDD encoded by the coding sequence GTGAAAAAAATATTACTTGTAGACGATGAAATATTAATTAGAGAAATCATTCGTGATTGTGTGGATTGGGAAAAGGAAGGGTTTATTTACTGTGGAGATGCATCCGATGGCGAGGTTGCTCTTCCCATCATAGAGCGAGTACAACCCGACATCTTAATCACGGACATTTTGATGCCTTTCATGAACGGCCTTGAGCTAAGCAGTATTATGAGCAAACAGTTTCCAGAAATGAAGATTATCATTTTAAGTGGCCATGCCGAGTTTGAATATGCAAGAATGGCTTTGCAAATTGGCGTGCAAGAATACTGCTTAAAACCAATTAGTCCTACTGAACTCCTGAAGGTGCTCCATAAAGTCAGTGCTGAAATTGACAAAGAACGAGAAATAAAAACGCAGCTCCAACTACTCAAAGAGAAAGAACATGAAAATAGTACAATTTCACAAGACAAGCTATTGAATGATCTATGCAGTGGTTTCATGACCACTTCAGAAGTGATGCATCACAGTGCCTCTATTCAATTGAACATTATAGCTCATTATTATGTAGTTACCGTGCTAGATTTACGTGAAACAGAAGCAAACAAGCTTGAAGAGATGAATGCTATGCATGGCAATGAGCGCTTACTTTTGGACAAATGCATGAAACTAAAGGAGAACTATAAACAGTTGATGTTTCAGCGCAGCCGCTCTGAAAGCGTATGGATTATTAAGGGCGATACCTTAGAGAATTTAAAGCACGAATTACAGCTATTTCAGGATTTGCAAAATGCAATCTCTGAAGAAGCCCATTCGTTTCCTATTTCTATTGGTATTGGAAGTGTGCAGGATCGTCTTCAAAATGTACATCTATCCTTTCTTGATGCTATGGAAGATGTTCATTGGAGAAGGTTATCCCGTCAAAATCGGAATATGCTTAGCGAGATGAAGACAGAGACCTTAGATCCAACCCTTTTTTTAGATCGTGGTGCTTTTATGGATTTTTTGAAAATAGGGTCACATAACAAATTAGGTTCATTTGTTGCAGATTATGCCGCAGCGTTAGTCGATATAAATTGGCATTCATCGTCAATCGGATTCTACATTTTAAATGATGTGACCATCGAAGCTTTCCGTTCAAATAAAGACATGTATCGCCACCTTGCTGAGCCTGAAAAGTCGCTTCAACAATTCCAGCAAATGATAGGTAATATACGTACTTGGGAAGAAGCCTGTTCTTATTTAATCCATTTAATTGAACAGTTTTGGACGTGGCGTTCTCGTATCTACGATAAATATAGCGATATGATTACAAAAGTCAAAGAATACATACAATTGAATTTTGAAAAAGATAACTTCTCTTTACAAGATGCGGCCGAGTATGTAAATTTGAGTCCAAACTACTTGAGCCGAGTATTCAGTCAGGAAACAGGTCAAACCTTTATTGAATATTTAACACAAATACGTATTCGAAAAGCGATGGATCTGCTTAAAAGTACGTCAGCAAAATCTTATGAAATCGCTTTTTTAGTTGGCTATAATGACCCCCATTATTTTTCGAATTTATTCAAACGATTAACAAGGATGACACCAAAAGAATTTAGAAAAAATGGGACTGCTGATGAAGTACTTGATATCCTGAAGGGGGATTCTCTTCATGAGGAT